One part of the Corynebacterium aurimucosum ATCC 700975 genome encodes these proteins:
- the aroA gene encoding 3-phosphoshikimate 1-carboxyvinyltransferase — protein MPFIMDYMSAFWSAPQSTGPLSWTQEVPGSKSMTNRALILAALADSPSIIYNPLVSRDTDLMKEALKAMGVGISEWGPHLRVTPGELHGATVDCGLAGTIMRFLPPVAALADGPVVIDGDPYARKRPMSTMTTALRELGVDIEGDNLPLSITPHGIPEGAEVTIDASASSQFVSGLLLAGARYRNGISVRHEGGTVPSQPHILMTICMLREAGVHVLASEDNWVVRPGKIEGREWYIEPDLSNATPFLAAAAVSGGSVSILNWPEETTQPGDSFRGILEQMGAQVEYVPQAPCQDPYLQVTGPEEGLAGLRGVDLDMGDIGELTPTVAALCALASTPSTLTGIAHLRGHETDRLAALATEINALGGNVTELDDGLRITPAPLHGGQWHSYADHRMATAGAIIGLAVDGVEVEDIDTTSKTLPGFAKMWEAMIHG, from the coding sequence ATGCCCTTTATTATGGACTACATGTCTGCTTTCTGGAGTGCTCCCCAATCCACCGGCCCGCTGTCCTGGACTCAGGAAGTTCCCGGTTCAAAGTCGATGACCAACCGCGCCCTCATCCTCGCCGCGTTGGCTGACTCACCTTCTATCATCTACAACCCGCTGGTCTCCCGCGATACTGACCTGATGAAAGAAGCTTTGAAGGCCATGGGCGTAGGTATCTCCGAGTGGGGACCGCACCTGCGAGTGACGCCGGGCGAGCTCCACGGGGCGACCGTGGATTGTGGCCTGGCTGGCACGATCATGCGCTTCTTGCCTCCGGTGGCAGCGCTGGCGGATGGGCCTGTTGTCATCGACGGTGACCCTTATGCCCGGAAGCGCCCCATGTCCACGATGACCACGGCCTTGCGTGAGCTGGGCGTCGACATCGAAGGCGATAACCTGCCGCTGAGCATCACACCCCATGGCATTCCGGAGGGTGCCGAAGTCACCATTGATGCCTCCGCTTCTTCCCAATTCGTCTCCGGCCTGCTTCTGGCCGGGGCGCGCTACCGCAACGGCATCAGCGTGCGCCACGAGGGCGGCACTGTCCCTTCCCAACCGCATATTCTCATGACCATTTGCATGCTGCGTGAGGCCGGCGTGCATGTGCTCGCGAGCGAGGATAATTGGGTCGTGCGGCCCGGGAAGATTGAGGGGCGTGAGTGGTACATCGAACCAGATCTCTCCAACGCCACTCCGTTCCTTGCCGCTGCCGCCGTCTCAGGCGGCAGCGTGAGCATTCTGAATTGGCCGGAGGAAACGACCCAACCAGGTGATTCTTTCCGCGGCATCCTGGAGCAGATGGGGGCACAGGTTGAGTACGTTCCGCAGGCACCTTGCCAGGATCCCTACCTGCAGGTCACCGGCCCGGAGGAGGGTCTCGCAGGCCTGCGCGGCGTCGATCTCGATATGGGAGATATCGGCGAGCTCACCCCTACCGTGGCTGCGCTGTGCGCTCTGGCTTCAACACCGTCGACGCTGACCGGCATCGCGCACCTGCGAGGCCATGAGACCGACCGTCTGGCGGCCCTCGCTACGGAGATCAACGCCCTTGGAGGCAACGTCACCGAGCTTGACGACGGCCTCCGCATCACCCCTGCCCCACTCCACGGCGGCCAGTGGCACTCCTACGCCGACCACCGCATGGCCACCGCTGGCGCCATCATCGGCCTGGCAGTCGACGGTGTCGAGGTCGAGGACATCGACACCACGTCCAAGACTCTCCCTGGATTCGCCAAGATGTGGGAGGCCATGATCCATGGCTAG